One genomic segment of Pseudomonas fortuita includes these proteins:
- a CDS encoding aldolase: protein MTTTMHIPKDQLVKLAQQQMLTALADNTYTARQKLALTCRILFDGGHDSGLAGQITARAQEPGTYYTQQLGLGFDEIAASNLLVVDEDLTVLQGRGMANPANRFHSWLYRARPDVNCIIHTHPLHSAALSMLEVPLAISHMDLCPLFDDCAFLKEWPGVPVGNEEGEIIAKAIGDKRAILLSHHGLLIAGGSIEEACVLALLFERAAKMQLLAMGAGDIRPIPEALGKEAHDWISTPKRHGAAFSYYARRALRAHGDCLG from the coding sequence ATGACGACCACCATGCACATCCCCAAGGACCAGTTGGTCAAGCTGGCCCAGCAGCAGATGCTGACGGCCCTGGCCGACAACACCTACACCGCCCGACAAAAGCTTGCCCTCACCTGCCGCATCCTGTTCGATGGCGGCCACGACTCCGGCCTGGCCGGGCAGATCACCGCTCGTGCGCAGGAACCTGGCACCTATTACACCCAGCAACTGGGCCTGGGCTTCGACGAAATCGCTGCCTCCAACCTGCTGGTGGTGGACGAAGACCTCACCGTGCTGCAAGGCCGCGGCATGGCCAACCCGGCCAATCGCTTCCATAGCTGGCTGTACCGGGCCCGCCCCGACGTCAACTGCATCATCCACACCCACCCGCTGCACAGCGCCGCCCTGTCGATGCTTGAGGTGCCGTTGGCCATCTCGCACATGGATCTTTGCCCGCTGTTCGACGACTGCGCATTCCTCAAGGAATGGCCAGGCGTACCGGTGGGCAACGAGGAAGGTGAAATCATCGCGAAGGCGATTGGCGACAAGCGTGCAATCCTGCTCTCCCACCACGGCCTGCTGATTGCCGGTGGCTCGATCGAGGAAGCCTGCGTGCTCGCCCTGCTGTTCGAGCGCGCAGCAAAGATGCAATTGCTGGCCATGGGCGCCGGTGACATCCGCCCCATCCCTGAGGCACTGGGCAAAGAAGCCCACGACTGGATCTCCACCCCCAAACGTCATGGCGCCGCGTTCAGCTACTACGCACGCCGTGCCTTGCGTGCCCATGGCGACTGCCTGGGCTGA
- the mtlD gene encoding bifunctional mannitol-1-phosphate dehydrogenase/phosphatase codes for MLFFHGKRIFSAIFDMDGTLFDTERLRFKTLKQASVEIFGKALSEDTLIGSLGLSATKAEALAKAHNGENFPYAEIRKRADELELEYVRNHGVPIKAGLLEVLERLRKSGLTMAVATSSRRAIAEEYLINANVLKYFDITVCGDEVSQGKPHPEIFLKAARALNCEPDQCFMVEDSENGMLSAIRAEGQAILIEDIKPPAAQIKAGALKAYRSMHEFLADLSECVPDLGMPALSEPFPASLNQFSVGIHGFGAIGGGYLTQVFSHWDGYTRPREIIAATRSRMLRESVNAFGRYSVRYGATSFDQTIDNVRMIDLDDDDAVIGMYTTAEIVGLSLPEQAIRNQAKVIAKGLLQRFERRGRELTLLIVLNKVGGAAFVRRHVQAELALLCPPAIGEQVLEKTHFAETVVSRIVSKLSNDALVRQLRIKSQMFQNSLEDEPAVATKASTPVPEYERLIGRFRPFAQPSSAMSQLHLILFNSEPDMPLYVEHGSELLERLRQVKTVPDITQIQVIKNRLWNGPHAVVAWYASLLGHDSVGQGMGDARVSELAERLIRQEVGPALVAEYPHMAEVVSRFADTFLERCATSFKDPCARVGRDPLRKLQRNERILSSIDLARKHGIETPALTFGAALAIHHALRCEDSKDQEAQAIRQVYRENDASVEAVLTRDGDCNGKRFPGLHPIRDEQLITAISEAFRQYPQRDMATRRDDLCIGA; via the coding sequence ATGCTTTTCTTTCACGGTAAACGCATTTTCAGCGCCATCTTCGATATGGATGGCACCCTCTTCGACACCGAACGCTTGCGCTTCAAGACACTGAAGCAAGCCTCTGTGGAAATCTTCGGCAAAGCGCTGAGCGAGGACACATTGATCGGCTCGCTGGGTTTGAGCGCGACCAAGGCCGAAGCCTTGGCCAAGGCGCATAACGGTGAAAACTTCCCGTACGCCGAGATTCGCAAACGCGCGGATGAACTTGAGCTCGAATATGTGCGCAATCACGGCGTACCCATCAAGGCCGGCCTGCTGGAGGTACTCGAACGCCTGCGCAAGTCGGGGTTGACCATGGCAGTGGCCACCTCCAGCCGCCGTGCCATTGCCGAGGAATACCTGATCAATGCCAATGTGCTGAAGTATTTCGACATCACTGTCTGTGGCGATGAAGTCAGCCAGGGCAAACCCCACCCCGAGATTTTCCTGAAAGCCGCCCGGGCGCTCAATTGCGAACCCGATCAGTGCTTCATGGTCGAGGATTCAGAGAACGGCATGCTGTCGGCCATCCGCGCCGAAGGCCAGGCGATCCTGATCGAAGACATCAAGCCGCCCGCTGCCCAGATCAAGGCAGGCGCACTCAAAGCCTACCGCAGCATGCATGAGTTTCTCGCCGACCTGAGCGAGTGCGTACCTGACTTGGGCATGCCAGCATTGAGCGAGCCGTTCCCGGCTTCGTTGAACCAGTTCAGCGTGGGCATTCATGGCTTCGGCGCCATCGGCGGTGGGTACCTGACACAGGTATTTTCCCATTGGGACGGCTACACCCGGCCCCGTGAAATCATCGCCGCGACCCGCTCGCGCATGCTGCGCGAAAGCGTCAATGCCTTCGGCCGTTACAGCGTGCGCTACGGGGCCACTTCGTTCGACCAGACCATCGACAATGTACGCATGATCGACCTGGACGATGACGACGCCGTGATCGGCATGTACACCACTGCCGAAATTGTCGGCCTCAGCCTGCCCGAGCAGGCCATCCGCAACCAGGCGAAGGTGATCGCCAAGGGGCTGCTGCAACGTTTCGAACGACGTGGCCGTGAGCTGACGCTGCTGATCGTGCTGAACAAGGTAGGCGGCGCCGCGTTCGTGCGCCGCCATGTGCAAGCGGAGCTGGCATTGCTGTGCCCGCCGGCCATTGGCGAGCAAGTGCTGGAAAAGACCCATTTCGCCGAAACGGTGGTCAGCCGCATCGTCTCCAAGCTCAGCAATGACGCACTGGTGCGGCAACTGCGCATCAAGTCGCAGATGTTCCAGAACAGCCTGGAAGACGAACCGGCAGTCGCCACAAAGGCATCCACGCCAGTGCCTGAGTACGAACGACTGATCGGGCGCTTCAGGCCTTTCGCCCAGCCGAGCAGCGCGATGAGCCAGTTGCACCTGATCCTGTTCAACAGCGAACCCGACATGCCGCTGTATGTAGAGCACGGCAGCGAGCTGCTCGAGCGCCTGCGCCAGGTGAAGACGGTGCCTGACATCACCCAGATCCAGGTCATCAAGAACCGCCTGTGGAACGGCCCACATGCCGTTGTTGCCTGGTACGCAAGCCTGCTGGGCCATGATTCGGTGGGCCAGGGTATGGGCGACGCGCGTGTCAGCGAACTGGCCGAACGCCTGATTCGCCAGGAAGTCGGGCCCGCACTGGTGGCGGAGTACCCACACATGGCCGAAGTGGTCAGCCGTTTTGCCGATACGTTCCTTGAGCGCTGTGCAACCTCGTTCAAAGACCCTTGTGCCCGGGTGGGGCGCGACCCGTTGCGCAAGCTTCAGCGTAACGAACGGATCCTCAGCAGCATCGACCTTGCACGCAAACACGGTATCGAAACCCCGGCACTGACGTTTGGCGCGGCCTTGGCCATTCACCATGCGTTGCGCTGCGAAGACAGCAAGGACCAGGAAGCCCAGGCGATCAGACAGGTTTATCGGGAAAACGACGCCAGCGTTGAGGCCGTGCTTACCCGTGACGGTGACTGTAATGGCAAGCGTTTTCCGGGATTGCACCCGATCAGGGATGAGCAGCTGATCACCGCCATTTCAGAGGCGTTCCGACAGTACCCGCAAAGGGATATGGCAACCAGGCGGGACGACCTTTGCATAGGCGCATGA
- a CDS encoding 4-oxalomesaconate tautomerase gives MQRIPCVLMRGGTSKGPFFHAWDLPANVVERDELLINLMGSGHELEIDGIGGGSPQTSKVAIISPSLHADADVDYLFVQVMVAQRRVDTAPNCGNMLCAVGPFAIEQGLVKGKEGKTLVRIRNLNTGTFVNSLVETPGGIVRYEGRTAIDGVPGTAAPVHLTFLDAVGSKTGKLFPTGQAKDLIDGVPVTCIDMAMPMMVVEASQLGVTGSETPAQLDANSELLQRLEALRLKAGKAMGLGDVSGMVIPKPVLVSRPRYDGTLQVRYFMPHNCHRALAITGAVGLATACVSPGTVIADLLGEGAQQLTEVRLEHPSGGIDIALTRSGADGQTIQASVVRTARRLFSGFVYAPTFRRLAG, from the coding sequence ATGCAACGAATTCCTTGCGTACTCATGCGCGGTGGTACCTCCAAAGGGCCGTTCTTCCACGCTTGGGACCTGCCTGCCAATGTGGTCGAGCGCGACGAGTTGCTGATCAACCTGATGGGCTCTGGCCATGAGCTGGAAATCGACGGCATCGGTGGCGGCAGCCCGCAGACCAGCAAGGTGGCGATCATCAGCCCGTCTTTGCACGCCGACGCCGACGTCGACTACCTGTTCGTGCAGGTGATGGTTGCACAGCGGCGGGTCGATACTGCTCCCAACTGCGGCAACATGCTGTGTGCCGTTGGCCCGTTCGCCATCGAACAGGGGTTGGTCAAAGGCAAGGAAGGCAAGACCCTGGTCCGTATTCGCAACCTGAACACCGGTACCTTCGTCAATTCGCTGGTAGAAACCCCAGGCGGCATCGTGCGCTACGAAGGCCGAACCGCAATCGACGGCGTACCAGGCACGGCGGCCCCGGTGCACCTGACTTTCCTTGATGCAGTCGGCAGCAAGACCGGCAAGCTGTTCCCCACCGGTCAGGCCAAGGATTTGATCGATGGTGTACCGGTGACCTGCATCGACATGGCCATGCCGATGATGGTGGTAGAGGCCAGCCAGCTGGGTGTCACCGGCTCGGAAACCCCGGCCCAGCTGGACGCCAACAGCGAACTGTTGCAACGCCTTGAAGCATTGCGGTTGAAGGCCGGCAAGGCCATGGGCCTGGGCGACGTCAGTGGCATGGTCATTCCCAAACCAGTGCTGGTATCCAGGCCTCGCTACGACGGCACGCTGCAGGTTCGCTATTTCATGCCGCACAACTGCCATCGCGCCTTGGCTATCACTGGCGCAGTGGGGCTGGCGACTGCCTGCGTCAGCCCCGGCACGGTGATTGCCGACCTGCTGGGCGAAGGCGCGCAGCAGCTGACCGAGGTCCGACTCGAGCACCCCAGTGGCGGCATCGATATCGCCCTGACGCGCAGCGGTGCCGATGGCCAGACGATCCAGGCCTCGGTCGTACGAACCGCCCGGCGGCTCTTCTCAGGCTTCGTCTACGCCCCTACATTCCGCAGGTTGGCCGGGTAG
- a CDS encoding DUF3144 domain-containing protein, whose product MTQATDQAFYDRADAHIDLANQQIEKFEDLGKVSASLTFGATRFSAWMSARSFKSGAELAAAREEILKYFCEQYRMMLEDNLDEHIEHFDRIVLGKDA is encoded by the coding sequence ATGACCCAAGCTACCGATCAGGCCTTTTATGACCGCGCCGATGCGCACATCGACCTGGCCAACCAGCAGATTGAAAAATTCGAAGACCTGGGCAAGGTAAGTGCCTCGCTGACCTTTGGCGCCACGCGTTTCAGCGCCTGGATGAGCGCCCGCAGCTTCAAGTCGGGCGCGGAACTTGCGGCAGCCCGGGAGGAGATTCTGAAGTACTTCTGCGAGCAGTACCGGATGATGCTCGAAGATAATCTGGATGAGCACATCGAGCATTTCGACCGCATTGTGCTGGGCAAGGACGCCTGA
- a CDS encoding LysR family transcriptional regulator yields the protein MEYELQDIRSFVKIAELGSFHEAAEALHLSQPALSRRIKKLEEGLGTSLLERTTRRVSLTSVGRDFLPKARRLLDDFEDSILSIRELAERQTGQVTLACIPTAAFYFLPSVIRDYNEQYPKIRIRLLDLSANDGLEAVLRGEADFGINMMSGQHPDIEFVSLVQEHFVLACRRDHPLAERASVTWTELADYRLIGVGRLSGNRMLLDHALSGLNLRPKWFYEVQHLSTSLGMVEAGLGVSAMPSLAMPNADHPTLVSVPLIEPQVTRTLGLVYRRGASLSPAAEKFVSILLQQWPNR from the coding sequence ATGGAATATGAGCTGCAAGACATCAGATCTTTCGTGAAAATCGCCGAACTCGGCAGCTTCCACGAGGCCGCCGAAGCGCTTCACCTGTCCCAACCAGCGCTAAGCCGGCGGATCAAGAAGCTCGAGGAAGGCCTGGGCACCTCGCTGCTGGAACGCACCACTCGCCGGGTCAGCCTGACCAGCGTGGGCCGCGACTTCCTGCCCAAGGCCAGGCGCCTGCTGGATGATTTTGAAGACTCGATCCTCAGCATTCGCGAGCTGGCCGAGCGCCAGACCGGCCAGGTTACCCTCGCCTGCATTCCCACCGCAGCGTTCTACTTCCTGCCGTCGGTGATCCGCGATTACAACGAGCAGTACCCTAAAATCCGCATTCGCCTGCTGGACCTTAGCGCCAACGACGGGCTCGAAGCAGTGCTGCGCGGCGAGGCCGACTTCGGCATCAACATGATGAGCGGCCAGCACCCGGACATCGAGTTTGTCTCACTGGTGCAAGAGCATTTTGTACTGGCGTGCAGGCGCGACCACCCACTGGCAGAACGCGCATCCGTTACCTGGACAGAGCTGGCTGATTACCGCCTGATCGGCGTCGGCCGCCTGAGTGGCAACCGCATGCTGCTGGACCATGCGTTGTCCGGGCTCAACCTGCGGCCCAAATGGTTCTACGAAGTGCAGCACCTGTCGACGTCGCTGGGCATGGTCGAGGCCGGGCTGGGCGTGTCGGCCATGCCCAGCCTGGCCATGCCCAACGCTGATCACCCGACGCTGGTGAGCGTGCCGTTGATCGAGCCGCAGGTCACACGCACCCTGGGGCTGGTGTACCGGCGCGGTGCGTCATTGTCGCCTGCGGCGGAGAAGTTCGTTTCGATCCTGCTGCAGCAGTGGCCCAACCGTTGA
- a CDS encoding CsbD family protein, translating into MKREQIEGVAENLAGKAQSAVGRLVEDPALEAEGDARQAAGQVTKTYGDTLDTVSSFVKEKPFAALAITAAVTLVVSRLLRR; encoded by the coding sequence ATGAAACGTGAACAGATCGAAGGTGTTGCAGAGAACCTCGCAGGCAAGGCACAAAGCGCTGTAGGCCGTCTGGTCGAAGACCCGGCGCTGGAAGCCGAAGGCGATGCGCGTCAGGCCGCAGGCCAGGTGACCAAGACCTACGGCGACACCCTGGATACGGTGTCTTCGTTCGTCAAGGAAAAGCCCTTCGCCGCACTGGCCATCACCGCCGCCGTCACACTGGTGGTTTCTCGCCTGCTGCGCCGCTGA
- a CDS encoding CitMHS family transporter — protein MLALLGLIMVVTFTYLIMSKRLSPIVALTVVPIVFALVGGFAPDLGKMMLDGLKMVAPSAALLLFAILFFGLMIDAGLFDPLIRKILKRVNGDPVKIAIGTALLSLLVALDGDGTTTYMITCAAMLPLYKRIGMNPMILATVSMLSLSIMSGMSPWGGPATRAIAALGLDATEYFIPMLPTVIGGALWVVFTAYLLGRTERRRIGNIALESGGGNCYIKEILGDSPHKRPRLAYVNLVLVIAVMTALVLGLMHAAILFMIGFVAALMINYPQLDLQKERILAHSGNAMTVVLLVFAAGIFAGIFSGTKMVDALAQTLVDWIPEAWSHWFPLVVALTSMPLTFVLSNDAYYFGVVPILANAAAAYGIDPVEIARASVLGQPVHLMSPLVASTLLLVGMVDRDIGDFQKATVKWAVLTSLVITALALLTGALSFFV, from the coding sequence ATGCTCGCACTCTTGGGCCTGATCATGGTGGTGACTTTCACCTACCTGATCATGAGTAAACGCCTGTCCCCGATCGTTGCACTGACCGTCGTTCCGATTGTTTTCGCCCTGGTTGGCGGCTTCGCGCCAGACCTGGGCAAGATGATGCTCGATGGGCTGAAAATGGTCGCACCGTCTGCCGCGCTGCTGTTGTTTGCCATCTTGTTCTTCGGCTTGATGATCGACGCTGGCCTGTTCGACCCGCTGATCCGCAAGATCCTCAAACGGGTAAACGGCGACCCGGTCAAGATCGCCATCGGCACGGCCTTGCTGTCGCTGCTGGTGGCGCTGGACGGTGACGGCACCACGACCTACATGATTACCTGCGCCGCCATGTTGCCGCTGTACAAGCGGATCGGCATGAACCCGATGATCCTGGCCACCGTGTCGATGCTGTCGTTGAGCATCATGAGCGGCATGAGCCCTTGGGGCGGCCCCGCCACCCGCGCCATTGCCGCGCTCGGTCTGGATGCGACCGAATACTTCATTCCGATGTTGCCCACCGTCATCGGCGGCGCATTGTGGGTGGTGTTCACCGCTTACCTGCTTGGTCGCACCGAGCGCCGGCGTATCGGCAATATTGCGCTGGAGTCGGGAGGGGGTAACTGCTACATCAAGGAAATCCTCGGGGACAGCCCGCACAAGCGCCCGCGCCTTGCCTATGTGAACCTGGTGCTGGTGATCGCCGTGATGACCGCGCTGGTGCTGGGGCTGATGCACGCGGCCATCCTGTTCATGATCGGTTTTGTCGCCGCACTGATGATCAACTACCCGCAGCTGGACCTGCAGAAAGAGCGCATCCTCGCCCATTCGGGCAACGCCATGACCGTGGTGCTGCTGGTGTTCGCCGCAGGCATATTCGCCGGTATTTTCTCGGGTACCAAGATGGTCGATGCGTTGGCCCAGACCCTGGTGGACTGGATTCCGGAAGCCTGGAGCCACTGGTTCCCGCTGGTGGTGGCGCTGACCAGCATGCCGCTTACCTTTGTGCTGTCCAACGACGCGTACTACTTCGGCGTTGTGCCGATCCTGGCAAACGCCGCGGCCGCGTACGGCATCGACCCGGTGGAAATTGCCCGCGCTTCGGTGCTAGGCCAGCCTGTGCACCTGATGAGCCCGCTGGTGGCTTCCACGTTGTTGCTGGTGGGCATGGTCGACCGCGATATCGGTGACTTCCAGAAAGCCACCGTGAAATGGGCCGTGCTCACCTCGTTGGTGATCACAGCGCTGGCGCTGCTCACGGGCGCCTTGTCCTTCTTCGTCTAA
- a CDS encoding dicarboxylate/amino acid:cation symporter: MKLAKSLYFQILCAVLLGVVVGHFWAQQAVALKPLGDAFIKLIKMMIAPVVFCTIVTGIAGMTDKRSLGRLMSKTLLLFLGLTVVSLVIGLAAVYLFKPGSGMNIDPATLSTAGLSQYTASAAKLSVVDFFMHIIPDTFVGAFNKGEVLPVLFIAVLSGFALSSMGEKGKPVLDVLESASTMVFRIFGYLMRFAPIGAFGALAFTVGQYGITSLGSLAKLVGTLYIACAFFVLVVLGGICRAHGFSLWKLLRYFREEFLVVLGTSSTEPVLPRMLEKLEKLGCKKGVVGLVLPTGYSFNLDGTAIYLSLAAVFIAQACNIDLSLGQVVTMLAIMLLSSKGAAGVTGSGFVALASTLTVIHDIPLAGLALLIGVDRFMSEARALTSLASNAVATVVVSLSENACDRQTLHSRLNGEPVASPVVESADWVAEPRRHG; this comes from the coding sequence ATGAAACTCGCCAAATCGCTGTACTTCCAGATCCTCTGCGCCGTCCTGCTGGGCGTGGTGGTCGGCCACTTCTGGGCGCAACAGGCCGTGGCCCTCAAGCCGCTGGGTGATGCGTTCATCAAGCTGATCAAGATGATGATTGCGCCGGTGGTGTTCTGCACCATCGTCACCGGCATCGCCGGCATGACCGACAAGCGCTCGCTGGGGCGGCTGATGAGCAAGACCCTGCTGTTGTTCCTGGGCCTGACGGTGGTCAGCCTGGTGATCGGACTGGCGGCGGTCTACCTGTTCAAGCCGGGGAGTGGCATGAACATCGACCCTGCCACCCTCAGTACTGCAGGCCTGAGCCAGTACACCGCCTCGGCCGCCAAGCTGAGCGTGGTGGACTTCTTCATGCACATCATCCCGGACACCTTCGTCGGTGCCTTCAACAAGGGAGAGGTCTTGCCGGTGCTGTTCATCGCCGTGCTCAGCGGTTTCGCGCTGTCGTCGATGGGCGAAAAGGGCAAGCCGGTACTGGATGTGCTGGAATCGGCGTCGACCATGGTGTTCCGCATCTTCGGTTACCTGATGCGCTTTGCCCCGATCGGCGCTTTCGGCGCACTGGCATTCACCGTAGGCCAGTACGGCATTACCTCCCTCGGCTCGCTGGCCAAGCTGGTGGGGACGTTGTATATCGCCTGTGCGTTCTTCGTTCTGGTGGTGCTCGGTGGCATCTGCCGGGCCCATGGCTTCAGCCTGTGGAAGCTGCTGCGCTATTTCCGTGAGGAGTTCCTGGTGGTGCTTGGCACCTCGTCCACCGAACCTGTGCTGCCGCGCATGCTTGAAAAGCTCGAGAAGCTTGGATGCAAGAAAGGCGTGGTCGGCCTGGTGCTGCCCACCGGCTATTCTTTCAACCTTGACGGTACTGCCATCTACCTGTCGTTGGCAGCCGTGTTCATCGCACAAGCCTGCAACATCGACCTGAGCCTGGGCCAGGTGGTGACCATGCTGGCGATCATGCTGTTGTCTTCCAAGGGCGCGGCAGGTGTCACCGGCAGCGGTTTTGTGGCCTTGGCCTCGACCCTTACCGTTATCCATGACATTCCCCTGGCCGGCCTGGCCCTGCTGATCGGCGTCGATCGCTTCATGTCGGAAGCCCGTGCGCTGACGAGTCTTGCCAGCAACGCAGTGGCTACGGTGGTGGTTTCGCTGTCGGAAAATGCCTGTGACCGCCAGACGCTTCACAGCCGCCTGAACGGCGAGCCGGTGGCCAGCCCCGTGGTTGAATCCGCCGACTGGGTCGCCGAACCGCGCCGCCACGGCTGA
- a CDS encoding OprD family porin codes for MSRAVFRGATCGLLCGWLPVAGASGFVDDSKLKLQLRNVYFNENFRDEHGMSARAAATAKSERVEWAQGFLLDYQSGFTQGTVGVGLDALGLLGLRLDSGRGRSGTGLLPVHDDGRAAQELASAGATAKARLGQTVVRYGTLLPKTPVLVYNDARLLPQTYQGTQLTSTDIDGLTLTAGHLDRFKQRDSSDSTGIYLDGYGGGKSGDFSFAGADYAVTKQLRLSVYHGQLANFYRQDFAGLVHDLPLAGGVLTTDLRYFKSRDSGAAYGGGIDNHMFSGQVAYAHSGHSVGAGYQVLDGEAGLPYISGATVYSFSNVGIGKFIEEEEKTWMASYAYNFAAAGVPGLTFMTRYLSGDNGRSAGEGIKEWERDAEIAYVVQGGPLKGLGVKLRNYVYRSDFARGRDSNRLYLTYDIAIW; via the coding sequence ATGTCCCGAGCTGTGTTCCGTGGGGCCACCTGTGGCCTGCTTTGCGGCTGGCTGCCTGTTGCCGGCGCTTCCGGTTTTGTCGACGACAGCAAGCTCAAGCTGCAGTTGCGCAATGTGTATTTCAACGAGAATTTCCGTGACGAGCACGGTATGAGCGCCCGCGCGGCCGCCACCGCCAAAAGCGAACGGGTGGAGTGGGCTCAAGGTTTTCTGCTCGACTACCAGTCTGGCTTTACCCAAGGTACGGTGGGCGTGGGGCTCGATGCACTGGGGCTGCTAGGCTTGCGCCTCGATTCCGGTCGTGGGCGCAGCGGCACGGGTTTGTTGCCGGTGCACGACGATGGCCGCGCAGCGCAGGAGCTTGCCAGTGCCGGGGCCACGGCCAAGGCACGCCTGGGCCAGACCGTGGTCAGGTACGGCACCTTGCTGCCAAAGACACCGGTGCTGGTTTACAACGATGCGCGGCTGCTGCCGCAGACCTACCAGGGCACTCAGCTGACCAGCACGGATATCGACGGGCTGACCCTGACGGCCGGGCACCTCGACCGCTTCAAGCAGCGTGACTCGTCTGACAGCACCGGTATCTATCTGGACGGATATGGGGGCGGCAAATCGGGTGACTTCAGCTTTGCAGGTGCCGATTATGCAGTGACCAAACAACTGCGCCTGAGTGTCTACCATGGCCAGCTGGCAAACTTCTATCGCCAGGATTTTGCCGGGCTGGTCCATGACCTGCCGTTGGCCGGCGGGGTACTGACCACCGACCTGCGCTACTTCAAAAGCCGCGACAGCGGGGCGGCCTACGGCGGCGGCATCGACAACCACATGTTCAGCGGCCAGGTGGCGTACGCGCATTCCGGTCATTCTGTGGGTGCCGGTTACCAGGTGCTCGATGGCGAAGCCGGCTTGCCGTACATCAGCGGTGCGACCGTGTATTCGTTCAGCAACGTCGGCATCGGCAAATTCATCGAGGAGGAAGAGAAAACCTGGATGGCCAGCTACGCCTACAACTTCGCTGCGGCCGGGGTGCCGGGGCTGACCTTCATGACGCGGTACCTGAGTGGGGACAATGGCCGTTCAGCTGGCGAGGGCATCAAGGAGTGGGAGCGTGACGCCGAGATTGCCTACGTGGTGCAGGGCGGACCGCTGAAAGGGCTGGGCGTGAAGCTGCGAAACTATGTGTATCGATCAGATTTCGCCCGCGGCCGAGACAGCAATCGCCTGTACCTGACCTACGATATTGCCATCTGGTGA